The sequence below is a genomic window from Shinella zoogloeoides.
GCTTCGACATCCTTCCCGCATCCCAGCGCGTGTCCGAAACGCAGTGGTACGAAGGCACCGCCGATGCGGTCTACCAGAACATCGACATCATCGAGGACTACGGCGTCGAATACATGGTCATCCTTGCCGGCGACCATATCTACAAGATGGACTACGAGTTGATGCTCCAGCAGCACGTCGATTCCGGCGCGCAGGTCACCATCGGCTGCCTGGAAGTGCCGCGCATGGAAGCGACCGGCTTCGGCGTCATGCACGTGGACGAGAAGGACGAGATCATCGCCTTCGTGGAAAAGCCGGCCGACCCGCCGGGCATCCCCGGCAATCCGGACATGGCGCTCGCCTCCATGGGCATCTACGTGTTCCACACGAAGTTCCTGATGGACCTTCTGCGCCGCGACGCCGCCGACCCGACATCGAGCCGCGATTTCGGCAAGGACATCATCCCCTATATCGTCGAGCACGGCAAAGCCGTCGCCCACCGCTTCACCGCCTCCTGCGTGCGCTCCGATTTCGAGCGCGAGGCCTACTGGCGCGACGTCGGCACCATCGACGCCTACTGGCAGGCCAATATCGACCTGACGGACATCACGCCCGAACTCGACATCTACGACAGCTCCTGGCCGATCTGGACCTTCGCCGAGATCAAGCCGCCGGCCAAGTTCGT
It includes:
- the glgC gene encoding glucose-1-phosphate adenylyltransferase, yielding MEQKRNQPLARDAMAYVLAGGRGSRLKELTDRRAKPAVHFGGKARIIDFALSNALNSGIRRIGVATQYKAHSLIRHMQRGWNFFRPERNESFDILPASQRVSETQWYEGTADAVYQNIDIIEDYGVEYMVILAGDHIYKMDYELMLQQHVDSGAQVTIGCLEVPRMEATGFGVMHVDEKDEIIAFVEKPADPPGIPGNPDMALASMGIYVFHTKFLMDLLRRDAADPTSSRDFGKDIIPYIVEHGKAVAHRFTASCVRSDFEREAYWRDVGTIDAYWQANIDLTDITPELDIYDSSWPIWTFAEIKPPAKFVHDDENRRGSATSSLISGDCIISGASLNRSLLFTGVRANSYSRLEGAVILPNVMIGRHANLKNVVIDSRVIIPEGLVVGEDPELDAKRFRRSENGICLITQPMIDKLEF